From one Coffea eugenioides isolate CCC68of chromosome 11, Ceug_1.0, whole genome shotgun sequence genomic stretch:
- the LOC113751872 gene encoding uncharacterized protein LOC113751872: MKENKCYLSRHQGYRAKKISRELAQGSDVDQYNKLPKYINEILRSNPDSIVVIKVADDYYGTFLKGAVGGVLLTAVEIDPNNGLYPISYSRETKDSWIWFLTLLKKDLKIEKDYEWTIMSDKQKGIIQACETVFSGADHKFCVKHMHNNMAIAGFKGEIGLTGIPCAHAISALWIAMKDPKQYVDDGYSVKTYLKCYGPYILQVNGENEWEDIDLQAPLPPTYGRALGRPKKQRRKSADEIQQTKEQCKKTCKLRQEASAAASQMSEQGQETQANWDMSLSQLDDMMVDNHVRGNTLNAKTTTTSRKFVGNGIK; encoded by the exons ATGAAAGAGAACAAGTGCTATTTGAGTAGACATCAAGGCTATAGAGCTAAAAAAATTAGTAGGGAGTTGGCCCAAGGTAGTGATGTGGACCAGTACAATAAGTTGCCCAAGTATATCAATGAAATCTTGAGAAGTAACCCAGACAGTATTGTAGTAATAAAGGTGGCAGATGACTACt ATGGGACTTTTCTCAAAGGTGCAGTTGGTGGAGTATTGCTGACAGCAGTTGAAATTGATCCAAATAATGGTTTGTATCCAATTTCTTATTCTAGAGAAACTAAGGATTCCTGGATTTGGTTTCTAACTTTACTTAAGAAGGatctaaaaattgaaaaagactATGAATGGACCATAATGAGTGACAAGCAGAAGGGCATAATCCAGGCATGTGAAACAGTTTTTTCAGGGGCTGATCACAAATTTTGTGTGAAGCATATGCACAACAATATGGCAATTGCTGGATTCAAAGGG GAAATAGGATTGACTGGGATACCATGTGCTCATGCAATTTCAGCTTTGTGGATTGCTATGAAGGACCCTAAGCAGTACGTTGATGACGGTTATAGTGTTAAAACATATCTTAAATGTTATGGCCCCTACATTTTACAAGTGAATGGAGAGAATGAGTGGGAAGATATAGATCTTCAAGCACCCCTCCCACCAACTTATGGAAGAGCACTAGGAAGACCAAAGAAACAGAGGAGAAAATCTGCTGATGAGATACAACAAACAAAGGAGCAGTGCAAGAAG ACATGCAAACTTAGACAAGAAGCAAGTGCTGCAGCCAGTCAAATGAGTGAACAGGGGCAGGAAACACAAGCAAATTGGGATATGAGTCTCTCGCAACTAGATGACATGATGGTAGACAACCAT GTTAGGGGCAACACTTTAAATGCAAAGACGACAACAACATCAAGAAAATTTGTT GGAAATggcatcaaatga